In a single window of the bacterium genome:
- a CDS encoding anti-sigma factor has translation MTERDNDRDESQERLILELLDSRVPDELLGGELGSEFHREYVEVLGLLPRALPEVPPSAEVKDRILAAVEREAAADRERAASPRATTSIPARTAGSVASRPNWLLPLAASIAVAMMAVTGWLVIQVRDQQFQIAELSNELERAQSVTAALATSQGMLAEVRSRLALVTAPGAEFCALSPPEGSPATAARGMVVMHPVKDEWFLRIEGLGPCPRGRKYTVWFVTESGETPGPVFAVKANEAIELTVSGRPEGIEAIMITLEDDPVPEAPSMAPLLFGDERMQLL, from the coding sequence GTGACTGAACGAGACAACGACCGGGACGAATCGCAAGAGCGCCTGATTCTGGAACTGCTCGACTCGCGAGTCCCTGACGAGCTTCTCGGTGGAGAGTTGGGATCCGAGTTTCACCGCGAGTATGTCGAGGTTCTCGGCCTCCTGCCTAGGGCACTGCCCGAAGTGCCGCCATCGGCCGAGGTCAAAGATCGGATTCTCGCGGCGGTCGAGCGCGAGGCAGCCGCGGATCGGGAGCGTGCCGCGAGCCCACGAGCCACGACTTCGATTCCCGCGCGGACGGCCGGATCGGTCGCGAGCAGACCGAACTGGCTCCTGCCGCTGGCCGCGAGCATCGCCGTGGCCATGATGGCCGTTACCGGCTGGCTGGTGATCCAAGTGCGGGACCAGCAGTTTCAAATCGCCGAGCTCTCGAACGAATTGGAGCGCGCCCAATCCGTCACGGCGGCCCTGGCGACGTCGCAAGGGATGCTGGCCGAGGTCCGGTCAAGGCTCGCCTTGGTGACGGCCCCCGGCGCGGAGTTTTGCGCCTTGAGTCCCCCCGAGGGCAGTCCCGCAACCGCGGCCCGAGGCATGGTGGTCATGCACCCCGTCAAAGACGAGTGGTTCCTGAGAATCGAGGGCCTGGGTCCGTGCCCCCGCGGGCGCAAGTACACGGTCTGGTTCGTCACCGAAAGCGGTGAGACGCCCGGTCCGGTCTTCGCGGTCAAGGCCAACGAGGCCATCGAGCTCACCGTGAGTGGGCGTCCCGAGGGGATCGAAGCGATCATGATCACGCTCGAAGATGACCCGGTGCCGGAAGCGCCGTCGATGGCGCCGTTGCTTTTCGGCGACGAGCGAATGCAGCTCCTCTAG
- a CDS encoding zinc metallopeptidase gives MFFDPLYLLFFIPPMLLSLWASWRTKSTFGKYSKVGTANGLTGAQAAKRLLDRAGIADVKVVSTSGYLSDHYNPINKTLALSEPVYASNSVAAVGVACHEAGHAIQHARNYAPLWLRSALVPTANIGSKLGYWAMFGGLILLSAAPAFGMKVFILGAVLFSAVVLFQLVTLPVEFDATARAKRLAVETGIVLEGERGGMDRVLNAAALTYVAAAIATLAQLLYFLYRAGLLGGRR, from the coding sequence ATGTTTTTCGACCCTCTCTATCTGTTGTTTTTCATTCCCCCCATGCTGCTCTCGCTGTGGGCGAGCTGGAGAACCAAGAGCACCTTTGGCAAGTACTCCAAGGTCGGCACCGCGAACGGTCTGACCGGAGCCCAGGCGGCTAAACGCCTTCTGGACAGGGCGGGCATCGCCGATGTCAAGGTGGTCAGCACGAGTGGCTACCTGTCGGATCACTACAACCCGATCAACAAGACGCTGGCTCTTTCGGAGCCGGTCTATGCATCGAATTCGGTCGCCGCGGTGGGAGTCGCCTGTCACGAGGCGGGACACGCGATCCAGCATGCCCGCAACTATGCCCCGCTCTGGCTGCGCTCCGCCCTGGTGCCGACCGCCAACATCGGCTCCAAGTTGGGTTACTGGGCGATGTTCGGAGGCCTCATTCTTCTCTCTGCAGCTCCGGCCTTCGGGATGAAGGTATTCATCCTGGGGGCCGTTCTGTTCTCCGCGGTAGTTTTGTTTCAGCTCGTCACTCTGCCCGTCGAGTTCGACGCGACGGCGCGCGCAAAGCGCCTGGCGGTCGAGACCGGCATTGTGCTCGAGGGGGAGCGGGGAGGAATGGACCGGGTGTTGAACGCTGCCGCGCTGACCTATGTCGCCGCCGCGATCGCGACCCTGGCACAGCTCCTGTACTTTCTGTACCGGGCGGGCCTTCTGGGCGGCCGGCGCTAG
- a CDS encoding phosphomannomutase/phosphoglucomutase: MAGIFKAYDVRGLYPEQINEDIARKVGLVFRAVLDRDELTRNPSVVVSCDMRTHSRPLQDALVDGLLTSGLSVIDIGLATTPMNYFAVGHLNAAGGIQVTASHNPAEYNGLKFSRHGARPVSGDHGIPLLEKLVQKEEFDEAPTRGTLTTKDIASEYSDHVLSFLKSETRGQSLRVVVDAANGMGATYRAHLERLGIELVPLYFELDGSFPNHEANPLKLENLRDLSELVISENADLGISFDGDADRAAFVDEKGEPVGSDLATALIGGELLTLAPGSHIIYDLRSSRAVAEYIQENGGIPVRERVGHSFIKATLRQKDGIFGGELAGHYYFRDNYYADCALMAVVEMLNLLRDRKAPMSEIVAPLMRYAKSPEINFTVEDKAGKIAEIAERYADAEVDHLDGITVQYPDWWFNVRPSNTEPYLRLVLEAANDADLARHRQELESLLGSPV; the protein is encoded by the coding sequence ATGGCAGGAATCTTTAAGGCCTACGACGTTCGCGGTCTTTACCCCGAGCAAATCAACGAGGACATTGCCCGCAAGGTCGGGCTCGTTTTCCGGGCAGTGCTCGACCGCGACGAGCTCACCCGAAACCCCTCGGTCGTCGTGAGCTGTGACATGCGCACGCATAGCAGACCCCTTCAGGATGCGCTTGTGGATGGCTTGCTGACTTCCGGGCTTAGTGTGATCGATATTGGCCTGGCGACAACTCCGATGAACTACTTCGCCGTCGGGCACCTGAACGCGGCCGGCGGCATTCAAGTCACGGCCAGTCACAACCCGGCCGAGTACAACGGGCTCAAATTCAGCCGTCATGGCGCGCGGCCGGTCTCCGGCGATCACGGCATTCCTCTGCTCGAAAAGCTCGTCCAGAAGGAAGAGTTCGATGAGGCCCCGACCCGCGGCACCCTCACGACGAAGGACATCGCCTCCGAATACAGCGACCATGTGCTGTCGTTTCTGAAGTCCGAAACCCGTGGCCAATCGCTCCGCGTGGTGGTGGATGCGGCCAACGGCATGGGCGCGACGTATCGTGCTCACCTCGAGCGCCTGGGAATCGAGCTTGTTCCGCTCTATTTCGAGCTCGACGGTTCTTTTCCGAACCACGAAGCCAACCCACTGAAGCTCGAGAATCTCCGGGACCTGTCGGAACTGGTGATCAGCGAGAACGCGGATCTGGGCATCTCGTTCGACGGGGACGCCGATCGAGCAGCCTTCGTCGACGAGAAAGGCGAACCGGTGGGCAGCGACTTGGCGACGGCGCTCATCGGCGGCGAGCTGCTCACGCTTGCGCCCGGCAGCCACATCATCTATGACCTGCGCTCGTCACGCGCCGTGGCCGAATACATCCAGGAGAACGGTGGCATACCCGTACGAGAGCGCGTCGGTCACTCGTTCATCAAGGCCACGTTGCGACAGAAGGACGGGATCTTCGGCGGTGAACTGGCCGGGCACTACTACTTCCGGGACAACTACTACGCCGACTGCGCCTTGATGGCGGTTGTGGAGATGCTCAATCTGCTGCGAGACCGCAAGGCGCCTATGTCCGAGATTGTCGCCCCGCTGATGCGTTACGCCAAGAGCCCGGAAATCAACTTCACGGTTGAAGACAAAGCCGGCAAGATCGCCGAGATCGCCGAGCGCTACGCCGACGCCGAGGTCGACCATCTCGACGGCATTACGGTTCAGTACCCGGACTGGTGGTTCAACGTCCGCCCCTCGAACACCGAGCCCTACCTGCGGCTGGTGCTGGAAGCCGCGAACGACGCCGATCTGGCTCGACATCGCCAAGAGCTCGAAAGCCTCCTCGGCAGCCCGGTTTAG
- a CDS encoding alpha/beta fold hydrolase, translated as MVARSNSEEHRRKRRKRLFRALLLGSAAIGVPAAANAIIARRNRRLEAPGWGRTHRYAWKAGEVAFQRLGNGPPLVCLHSFGPGHDAEEWHELAERLASRFEVFVPDFIGWGRSEKPRLPYDGELYIDQVADFLEDVVASKAVVLAAGLGAAYAVQVALDRPEAVQALGLIVPSGIALSGEEPDVKDALVNRMLQLPIVGTSALNLYTSRTAIAGHLRKDAYAAADRVDAQVIEHHYHSSHQPGSHLALAAFLSGYLNHRIDENLARLDTPVWIAWGRQATMPAVEVADLWLSRLPHAELEVFEGAGNLPHTEIPARFQKPLEGFLARHTERTDPI; from the coding sequence ATGGTCGCTCGCAGCAACTCCGAGGAGCACCGCAGAAAACGACGCAAACGCCTGTTTCGAGCCCTGCTACTCGGAAGCGCCGCAATCGGGGTCCCAGCCGCCGCCAATGCCATCATTGCCCGCCGTAACCGGCGCCTGGAAGCCCCCGGCTGGGGGCGAACGCACCGCTACGCCTGGAAGGCCGGCGAGGTCGCCTTCCAACGCCTGGGGAATGGTCCGCCCCTGGTCTGTCTGCACTCCTTCGGACCCGGACACGACGCCGAGGAATGGCACGAGTTGGCGGAGCGCCTGGCGAGCCGTTTCGAGGTCTTCGTGCCCGACTTCATCGGCTGGGGCAGATCGGAGAAACCTCGACTGCCCTACGACGGAGAGCTCTACATCGATCAGGTCGCCGACTTCCTCGAAGACGTAGTGGCCTCCAAGGCAGTGGTGCTCGCAGCCGGTCTGGGAGCAGCCTACGCCGTTCAGGTCGCACTGGACCGCCCCGAGGCGGTCCAGGCGCTCGGCTTGATCGTTCCCTCGGGCATCGCGCTGAGCGGCGAAGAGCCGGACGTGAAGGACGCTCTGGTCAATCGCATGCTACAGCTTCCAATCGTCGGCACCTCGGCCCTCAACCTCTACACCAGCCGTACCGCCATTGCCGGCCATCTGCGCAAAGATGCCTATGCCGCCGCGGACCGCGTTGACGCTCAGGTCATCGAGCATCACTATCACTCCAGCCACCAACCCGGTTCGCATCTGGCCTTGGCTGCATTTTTGAGCGGCTACCTGAACCATCGAATCGACGAGAACCTCGCGCGCCTCGACACACCGGTCTGGATCGCCTGGGGAAGACAGGCAACCATGCCGGCGGTCGAAGTCGCGGACCTGTGGCTGTCGCGCCTTCCCCACGCCGAGCTCGAGGTCTTCGAAGGAGCCGGTAACCTTCCTCACACCGAGATCCCGGCGCGCTTTCAGAAACCCCTGGAAGGTTTCCTGGCGCGGCACACCGAGCGAACCGACCCGATCTGA
- a CDS encoding 23S rRNA (pseudouridine(1915)-N(3))-methyltransferase RlmH has product MRPAIVTIWAGRHRRDEWTALCDRYLSRIRRRVPIEELPVRAGGRGRARLEAEGKAILAAVPERSYLIALDSRGKQRTSSDLARWLGRRLEGNRRPLVFVVGSDLGIAADLLERANETLSFGAMTLPHELARVVLYEQLYRGLSILGGMKYHREPL; this is encoded by the coding sequence ATGAGACCAGCAATTGTCACGATTTGGGCCGGGCGCCATCGTCGCGATGAGTGGACGGCTCTCTGCGACAGGTATTTGAGCCGAATCCGGCGGCGAGTGCCGATCGAGGAGCTGCCGGTGCGGGCAGGTGGTCGGGGCCGGGCTCGACTGGAGGCTGAAGGCAAGGCGATCCTGGCCGCAGTTCCCGAGCGCAGCTATCTCATTGCCCTGGACTCGCGCGGCAAGCAGAGAACCTCGTCGGACCTTGCCCGCTGGCTCGGCCGGCGGCTGGAAGGGAATCGCAGGCCTTTGGTCTTCGTGGTCGGCTCAGATTTGGGAATTGCCGCGGATTTGCTCGAAAGGGCCAACGAAACACTGTCGTTCGGAGCCATGACGCTGCCTCACGAGCTGGCCAGGGTAGTGCTCTACGAGCAGCTCTACCGAGGCCTATCCATTCTGGGAGGAATGAAGTACCATCGCGAGCCGTTGTAA
- a CDS encoding TraR/DksA family transcriptional regulator, giving the protein MARATRNKKKSAKMASRQIEIIRKRLSEKRQQIMNLYVHDLRAGQKLSDAGAEDLVDRANDAYNREFMLSLSGSERDALLEVEHALERLDGGDFGQCNHCEEKIPAKRLQAVPWARYCIDCQEQAEQGILLD; this is encoded by the coding sequence TTGGCAAGAGCGACAAGAAACAAGAAAAAGTCGGCGAAGATGGCCAGCCGACAGATAGAGATAATCCGCAAACGACTCAGCGAGAAGCGCCAGCAGATCATGAATCTCTACGTTCACGATCTGCGCGCCGGACAGAAATTGAGCGATGCCGGCGCCGAAGATCTCGTGGACCGGGCAAATGACGCCTACAACCGGGAGTTCATGCTGTCTCTCTCGGGCAGTGAGCGCGACGCCCTGCTCGAGGTCGAACACGCCTTGGAGCGTCTGGATGGCGGCGACTTCGGCCAATGCAACCACTGCGAGGAGAAGATTCCGGCCAAGCGGTTGCAGGCGGTTCCGTGGGCACGGTACTGTATTGACTGTCAGGAGCAGGCCGAACAGGGTATTTTGCTCGACTGA
- a CDS encoding tetratricopeptide repeat protein: MRFRTFLGVLLAVVAVVAVSYISNLNIDLLATRFVVTPKVSVSLAWALIVAFLLGFLPTVAVLLTQTLKKDLASRRARRREREAKSLDHSFRRAVDYQSDGLWGKASSELEGLLAERPEDFSTLVRYGEVLRSQGRAEEALEIHRRASVLYPRSVAVLYQLAEDYSARGEYEVAEQVLDRILRDFSGQGLRGLRRKRNKLLSQLDWREAMRAQEKIEALIAEAGDVSELEKEAAVRTGLTYQRTVTLLNEDRLEEADELLDGILEEESRFVPALILKGEVELVRDEPDAAVAAWRRGFEVMGSPVFLLRIEDHFIEREQPLEAISTLHALRDVGENDLLPRFFLGRLYYRLEMHDEACKVLESLSEDLEESPSFHFLMGKVRQRRGEIELAMQSYLACAQRSGASTGEFVCRACGAHTPDWHDRCEECGSWNSVELDFAEEAFSADELGVRLAPAQAIYDQGWQPKES, translated from the coding sequence ATGCGATTTCGGACATTCCTCGGAGTCCTACTTGCAGTCGTAGCTGTCGTAGCGGTCTCCTACATCTCCAATCTCAATATCGACCTGCTGGCGACCCGGTTCGTCGTGACGCCGAAGGTCTCGGTGTCGCTGGCCTGGGCGCTGATCGTGGCTTTTCTTCTCGGTTTCCTGCCCACGGTCGCAGTCCTTCTGACCCAGACCCTGAAAAAGGACTTGGCCAGCCGGCGCGCGCGCCGTCGAGAGCGCGAAGCTAAGAGTCTCGACCACAGCTTTCGACGCGCGGTGGACTATCAGAGCGACGGTCTCTGGGGGAAGGCGTCCTCCGAGCTCGAGGGGCTGCTCGCCGAGCGTCCCGAGGATTTCTCCACCCTCGTGCGCTATGGCGAGGTCTTGAGGAGCCAGGGGCGAGCGGAGGAGGCTCTGGAGATCCACCGGCGGGCCTCGGTGCTCTACCCGCGCAGTGTGGCGGTGCTCTACCAGCTGGCCGAAGATTACTCGGCCCGTGGGGAGTACGAAGTTGCCGAGCAGGTGCTCGATCGCATACTTCGTGATTTCTCGGGGCAAGGGCTCCGAGGGCTCAGGCGCAAGAGGAACAAGCTCCTCAGCCAGCTCGATTGGCGAGAGGCGATGCGGGCGCAGGAGAAGATCGAAGCTCTGATCGCCGAGGCCGGCGACGTGTCGGAGCTCGAGAAGGAGGCGGCAGTTCGAACCGGTCTGACCTACCAGCGAACCGTGACATTGCTCAATGAGGACCGCCTCGAAGAGGCCGACGAGCTACTCGACGGCATTTTGGAGGAGGAGTCCCGCTTCGTCCCGGCCCTCATCCTGAAGGGCGAAGTCGAGCTGGTGCGGGACGAGCCGGACGCGGCGGTCGCTGCCTGGCGGAGAGGATTCGAGGTCATGGGCAGCCCGGTGTTCCTCCTGCGCATCGAAGACCATTTCATCGAGCGCGAGCAGCCGCTCGAGGCGATTTCGACACTGCACGCGTTGCGGGACGTGGGAGAGAACGATCTGCTCCCCCGGTTCTTTCTCGGTCGGCTCTACTACCGGCTCGAGATGCACGACGAAGCCTGCAAGGTTCTCGAGAGCTTGTCCGAAGATCTCGAGGAGTCGCCTTCATTCCACTTTCTGATGGGTAAGGTGCGCCAGCGCAGGGGCGAGATTGAACTTGCGATGCAGTCATATCTCGCCTGCGCGCAGAGATCCGGAGCCAGTACCGGAGAGTTTGTCTGCCGGGCATGCGGCGCGCACACGCCGGATTGGCACGATCGCTGTGAGGAGTGCGGTTCCTGGAACTCGGTCGAGCTGGATTTTGCCGAGGAGGCATTCTCGGCAGACGAGCTGGGAGTGCGGTTAGCGCCGGCCCAAGCGATCTACGACCAGGGCTGGCAACCCAAAGAATCCTAG
- the mutM gene encoding bifunctional DNA-formamidopyrimidine glycosylase/DNA-(apurinic or apyrimidinic site) lyase translates to MPELPEVEVLKRSLEPRLTGGRIRSVKVHEARLRERVRAGLLDRHCAERRVLGLRRRSKYLLVDLEGGHTLVIHLGMSGRLTLGSPAGKRHKHDHVTFSIAPRGRPRSLLELRFRDPRRFGLVLSIETKSLDRDRHFAHLGVEPLSGAFSGRLLAERAAGRRAPIKSFLMDARNVVGVGNIYVCEALFRAGIHPLRAAGRIALERWQALAAAIVEVLRSAIEQGGTTLNDFADGEGNPGYFRVALEVYGREGEPCRRCGRAILRRTLSNRSTFYCPGCQH, encoded by the coding sequence GTGCCCGAGCTTCCCGAAGTCGAGGTTCTGAAGCGGAGTCTGGAGCCTCGTCTGACGGGCGGCAGGATCCGGTCCGTGAAGGTTCATGAGGCTCGGTTGCGCGAACGGGTACGAGCCGGGCTCCTCGACCGGCACTGCGCCGAACGGCGAGTCCTGGGCCTGAGGCGGCGCTCCAAATACCTGCTCGTCGATCTCGAGGGCGGCCACACCCTGGTGATTCACCTCGGAATGAGCGGCCGCTTGACGCTGGGGTCTCCGGCTGGCAAACGCCACAAACACGACCACGTGACGTTTTCGATCGCTCCGCGAGGGCGCCCGAGGAGTTTGTTGGAGCTTCGTTTTCGGGATCCGCGGCGCTTTGGTTTGGTCTTGTCGATCGAAACCAAGAGTCTCGATCGAGACCGGCACTTCGCCCATCTGGGCGTCGAGCCGCTATCCGGTGCCTTCTCGGGCCGTCTGCTGGCCGAGCGCGCCGCCGGTCGCCGGGCTCCGATCAAGTCGTTTCTAATGGATGCTCGGAATGTCGTGGGAGTGGGCAACATCTACGTTTGCGAAGCTCTCTTCCGCGCCGGTATCCACCCCCTGCGAGCGGCCGGGCGGATCGCGCTCGAGCGCTGGCAAGCTCTCGCCGCAGCCATCGTCGAGGTTCTGCGAAGTGCTATCGAGCAGGGAGGAACCACGCTCAACGACTTTGCGGACGGAGAGGGGAACCCGGGCTATTTTCGGGTGGCACTCGAGGTGTATGGTCGGGAGGGAGAGCCATGCCGCCGGTGCGGTCGAGCGATTCTGCGAAGAACCCTGTCCAACCGCAGCACGTTCTATTGTCCAGGTTGTCAGCACTAG
- a CDS encoding HAD family hydrolase: protein MKTEAVLFDMGGVLLDFQGSAGVPRGKLDWRGREALLRFLNQRGAGLSEEDLERTLFGPWRHEYDRRYELGREADWAPHLRRLRKLAGRGLRTPTKTLLSLWFRPLAEQIELLPEVREVLEELRGRGHRMAIISNVALPGALYARLLRLRGLTPYFDRMYFSYDEQHRKPSPAMVRRALSDLGIGPGAAVMVGDRRPIDIVAGRAAGVRTIWLRTDDGGGPAADVTIDSLIELPRHV, encoded by the coding sequence ATGAAGACCGAGGCGGTACTCTTCGACATGGGCGGCGTGCTGCTGGATTTCCAGGGCAGTGCCGGGGTGCCTCGCGGAAAACTCGACTGGCGCGGGCGGGAGGCCTTGCTGCGCTTTCTGAATCAACGCGGCGCGGGGCTCAGTGAAGAAGATCTCGAACGGACTCTCTTTGGCCCCTGGCGCCACGAGTATGATCGCCGTTACGAGCTCGGCCGCGAGGCGGACTGGGCGCCTCACCTCAGGAGGTTGCGCAAGCTCGCCGGCAGGGGTCTGCGGACACCGACGAAGACCCTGCTGAGCCTCTGGTTTCGGCCGCTGGCCGAACAGATCGAGCTCTTGCCTGAAGTCCGCGAGGTTCTCGAAGAGCTCCGCGGCCGCGGCCATCGGATGGCGATAATCTCCAACGTTGCGCTGCCGGGAGCACTCTACGCCCGCCTTCTGAGGCTCCGGGGCCTGACGCCGTACTTCGATCGCATGTACTTCAGCTACGACGAGCAGCACCGCAAGCCGTCGCCGGCCATGGTTCGCCGAGCCCTGTCGGATCTCGGAATCGGCCCGGGCGCCGCGGTCATGGTCGGTGATCGGCGTCCGATCGATATCGTTGCCGGTAGAGCGGCCGGCGTTAGGACCATCTGGCTGCGCACCGACGACGGCGGCGGTCCGGCGGCCGATGTGACCATCGATTCCCTGATCGAGCTGCCCAGGCACGTTTGA
- the udk gene encoding uridine kinase has translation MNHAVALGVAGGTGSGKTTVARALLESVGPDRISFLAQDAYYRDIEWESAEQLEAHNFDHPDALDNDLLVDHVRRLKRGQGVDVPVYDFVEHRRTRESIRVEARPVILLEGILLFVEPILRSLLDFKIFVDTAADERFIRRLERDIRERGRTLESVIQQYMDSVRPMHLEFVEPSKRWADVIVPQGGENKVALEMVEARVEQLLASGL, from the coding sequence ATGAACCATGCTGTTGCTCTCGGTGTGGCGGGCGGAACGGGATCTGGAAAGACCACGGTTGCCCGCGCTTTGCTCGAATCCGTGGGGCCCGACCGCATCTCGTTTCTTGCTCAGGATGCCTACTACCGAGACATAGAGTGGGAGAGCGCCGAGCAGCTGGAGGCGCACAACTTCGATCACCCCGACGCTCTCGACAACGACCTCCTGGTGGACCACGTGCGCAGGCTCAAGCGGGGGCAGGGAGTCGACGTACCGGTCTACGACTTCGTCGAGCATCGGCGAACCAGGGAATCCATACGTGTCGAGGCGCGTCCCGTGATTCTTCTCGAGGGCATCTTGCTTTTTGTCGAGCCGATTTTGCGATCGCTGCTGGATTTCAAGATCTTCGTCGACACGGCGGCGGACGAGCGTTTCATCCGTCGGCTCGAGCGCGACATTCGCGAGCGGGGGCGCACGCTCGAAAGCGTGATCCAGCAGTACATGGACAGCGTAAGGCCGATGCATCTGGAGTTCGTCGAGCCGTCGAAACGGTGGGCCGACGTGATCGTGCCCCAGGGAGGCGAGAACAAGGTCGCTTTGGAGATGGTCGAAGCTCGGGTCGAACAGCTGCTGGCGAGTGGCTTGTAG
- a CDS encoding SLC13 family permease: MTPVNLEILLLVGIILFALAAFVREWLPMDVVSLACLGLLLLFGLVTPEEAISGFSNPAVITVMMMFILSAGLVDSGLVTRLAYRISDWTGGGHWKPALLLLLLTGLVSAFLNNTAAVAVLMPVAIHLSRHHRFSPSRLLMPLSFVAIFGGTATLVGTSTNLLVSSLAPQHGLAPFSMFEFLPLGSVLFAIGFVYVALVPMRLLEPRSLASSLTRKYHLDGFLTELKVAPSSKLVNRTVVEEHISERYEMTVLEILRGKKKISAEIRNTPLRVDDVLLVRGAVEDIVAFKEKEGLLLLTDIKLSDADLNDQHTVLAELQLSPVSRLTGDTLREINFRRQYGAFVLALNRTGDLIRDKLASIPLKAWDTLLVFGPKSRVEALSDVEDFISLGERQVRLRLARRWWICAATIPVVVILAAAGIMPILKSAILGTVFLLLTRTITIRQAYRGIDWTVIFLLAAILPLGLAMENTGLAALISSWIEPFGMRYGPHALLSLLYVATTALTSMFSNNATAILMVPIAIGAASNLGVDAKPFLMAIAYGASTSFMTPVGYQTNAMVSGPGAYRFNDFFKFGGPLTLIFWLVATWLIPVFWPFQP, translated from the coding sequence ATGACACCGGTGAACCTGGAGATCCTCCTTCTCGTCGGAATCATTCTCTTCGCGCTAGCGGCCTTCGTGCGCGAGTGGCTCCCGATGGACGTCGTTTCGCTGGCCTGTCTCGGTTTGCTACTGCTCTTCGGGCTGGTCACGCCGGAAGAGGCCATCTCCGGGTTCAGCAATCCGGCCGTGATCACGGTGATGATGATGTTCATCTTGAGCGCCGGTTTGGTCGACAGCGGCCTGGTGACCCGGCTCGCCTACCGAATCTCCGATTGGACCGGAGGCGGTCATTGGAAACCGGCTCTTCTGCTGCTCCTGCTCACCGGACTGGTATCGGCTTTTCTCAACAACACCGCCGCGGTCGCGGTACTGATGCCGGTGGCCATTCACCTCTCCCGTCACCATCGCTTCAGCCCTTCCCGACTGCTGATGCCGTTGTCGTTCGTGGCGATCTTCGGAGGAACGGCAACCTTGGTCGGTACCTCGACCAACCTACTGGTGAGCTCTCTCGCGCCTCAACATGGGCTCGCACCGTTTTCGATGTTCGAGTTCCTGCCGTTGGGCTCGGTGCTCTTCGCGATCGGGTTCGTTTACGTGGCCTTGGTGCCGATGCGGCTTCTGGAGCCTCGCAGCCTCGCCTCGAGCCTGACTCGAAAGTACCATCTCGACGGGTTCCTGACCGAGCTCAAAGTGGCGCCGAGCTCAAAGCTCGTCAATAGAACCGTAGTCGAAGAGCACATCAGCGAGCGCTACGAGATGACCGTGCTCGAAATCCTCAGAGGGAAGAAGAAAATCTCGGCGGAGATTCGCAATACACCGCTGCGAGTCGACGACGTGCTTCTCGTTCGCGGAGCCGTCGAAGACATCGTGGCCTTCAAGGAAAAGGAAGGCCTGCTGCTCCTGACCGATATCAAGCTCAGCGACGCTGACCTGAACGACCAGCATACGGTTCTGGCCGAATTGCAGCTGTCTCCGGTCTCGCGCCTGACCGGCGACACGCTACGTGAGATCAACTTCCGTCGCCAGTACGGAGCCTTCGTGCTCGCGCTCAATCGCACCGGAGATCTGATTCGAGACAAACTCGCGTCCATTCCGCTCAAGGCCTGGGACACCTTGCTGGTTTTCGGTCCGAAATCACGCGTCGAGGCGCTCTCTGACGTTGAAGACTTCATTTCGCTCGGCGAGCGCCAGGTTCGCCTGCGACTAGCGAGGCGTTGGTGGATATGCGCCGCGACCATTCCGGTCGTCGTCATTCTGGCCGCGGCTGGGATCATGCCGATTCTCAAGTCCGCGATCCTCGGAACCGTCTTTCTGCTGTTGACCCGTACGATCACGATACGACAGGCCTATCGCGGCATTGACTGGACCGTGATTTTCCTGTTGGCGGCTATCCTGCCGCTCGGATTGGCCATGGAGAACACCGGACTCGCCGCTCTAATCTCTTCGTGGATCGAGCCCTTCGGCATGCGCTACGGGCCTCATGCCCTACTTTCGCTGCTCTACGTCGCGACAACGGCTTTGACCTCGATGTTCTCCAACAACGCCACCGCGATTCTCATGGTCCCGATCGCGATCGGAGCCGCTTCGAATCTGGGGGTCGACGCCAAGCCTTTCTTGATGGCGATCGCCTATGGCGCATCGACCAGTTTCATGACCCCGGTGGGCTACCAGACCAACGCGATGGTCTCGGGACCAGGCGCCTACCGTTTCAACGACTTCTTCAAGTTTGGCGGTCCCCTGACCTTGATCTTCTGGCTGGTCGCGACCTGGCTGATCCCCGTCTTTTGGCCGTTTCAACCCTAG